The genomic interval CGATTAATgatgacaaaatttaaaatgaaaagtaaCAATACTATAAACATTATATACCAAAGAAACATTATATACCAAAGAAGGAAATTTTAAACATTAACAATCATTTTGTTCTCTTTACATGTAACCATGGCTCTAAGCACATACAACCAATTCAAATTAATCAAAGGAGCCGGTGGCCTCAAAGCTCCATGCTTCAAAACATAAGTCACTGACCCTCATCTgtccataaaataaaacagcCGTCGCTACAAGTTCAAATTGACAGGCTGAGACCACTAAGTAGCAGGATAAGAACCTGATCAAAAGCTTCTTTTATAATCCATTACAAGGAGGACCAAGTACCAACACCAATAGAAAGTCTTTCAGCAAATAATATCGATAAGTATGGCAACATTTATTTGTACTTGTAGAGCTCAGACCGCAGCTGCAGATCAGGTCCCCACCACTGATGAATTCCATGAGCATATTTAAAATCTCGTGAAGGAGTTGCATTGATTGTCATTCTTGCGGAAGGAATGAGGTGTAGTGGCTCAGCCTCCTTCCCCATTGCATTTATTAACAGACTTCCTAACGAGTTCTGGGTCGCTAACCTCTCAATACCTCCTGCTCCAATCTCTTCCATCTTTTTCCTGTGTTCAAAATACCCAATATATTCTGAACAAATGTGATCTGCTGGGTTCACAAATAGACAAGGGGCCCATGCAGACAAAGCAGCAAATGGATCTTCTTGTGCCCTATTACTCTGGTGTTTAGCCTTCATAGCAAGAGTGAGTCCTGCTGTGATCACACTGGTCGCAAATCGAATCCCATGTTTCAGTTTTTTAGACTTGATTCTCTCAATTGGGGCAGAAAAGAATGGcggattgaaaagaaaagatttgAGAAAGATGCCACCCTTGGCCATACTTTTTCCAGCAAGCATTACCATCGCTGACCCTAGGGAATGGCCGGCTAACCAGACATTTGAATCACCTACGGCAGCAACCATGTTTCGGACAGCTTGCATAGCAATCTCAAAGCGAGATGTCCGGTGAAGTCCATTTCGGATCAAGTGGAGGTCAAGCTCGAGATCCCGTGAGAGGGAGTCTGGCTTAGTTATGGTGCCTCGGAAAGCAAGCACGTATCGTGGACTTCCATCCAGTGAGTGGTTACAGCAAGATGCTGGaggtttaaattcaaaaatggCACCAAAGATGGAAGAATCAGCATCGTCCACAAGACAACGGAGCAACCCAAAATGGAAAAACTCCCACCAAGGAGGAGCAAGGGCGTGGGCATCTTGACGTTTCTCTTGGCGGTCCCGCTCAAGAATGTAGACACCCTGAACCAAACAGGCAGCCACAGACCTTTGATCATGTGCACTCTCCCTGGATATAGCATGTAAAATCTTTTACCCTCACGATCTTACAAATAGAGAGAGGATATCCAGCAAAACCAATGCTGACTTAAAACTAATCCAATACTGGATGGCATTGGACTAGATATGTTAACAGCATGCAACAAAACAGCCCATCTTTGGGAAATTTAGTGAAGAACAGAATCTTCAAATTCTTACAAAACTATGGACCCAAGTCATGTCAACAAGCATATGCCGAATAATGACTAGTAAGGAAAAGAGGCATATGCAtttaacttaataaataaatggacGCCAGCTTCTAgatgtgttaagatataaatctGGGGCATAATTAGAACACATGCCACTCTTTGAGGGAatatagagagagaggagggaaaGGGGTGAAGCCTATGAGTTATGGTTGCAACCTATAAATTGCATCAGAAAACTTTTGGTAGTTTTCAGTTTAGTGTAATCTGACTACATTGTATTTGCAAAACAATGAAACAGCTGAGAAACAAGccatcttttttttgtttggacatcAAGCTAGCATACCAATCTCAGTCAATAAGTTGAACTCGCTATCCCTACACATCATCTTAAGCAACCTCAGATGCCTAAGACCTAAAAAGATAAAGTAAAATACTAAACAGGACATTTATTTATCTATCCTTttatgttgtttctttttttttctttggggtGTTTAGGTTTGAAGTTCTCACCAGTCAACTGAAGTTAGGTGTAACGGTCCAGAAAGGCTAAAGTATTCCCTCTCAGAAGCCATTACACCATACGTTCGTTTCTGTCTTCCTTTCGATATCCTCAAAAGCTGTCTGCAATGCACAAGTCAAGAAGTGTTTCAGAGGTCATCGTAGACTATgtattaaaagcaaaaaaattgaTCATAAACGATCTTAAAGCAATGTAAACCCTAGGGGAACTCATTATAAGGAGTAccacaataatttttaaaaaagttcctatattcttttctttacaGTATAACGCCATTCAGGCAGTTTATAACATAATTGAAACCAGgtaattaattagatattttcaaTTATAATCATGTCAATGAGGTTGCAAGCCCTAATAATTGGAGGTTAACCAAGTTCTAGATCCTAGACACTAACCTAAAACAACAACGCGACTCTGTTTAATATCCTTTGGTGCAGGATGGCGTCTTTGCCAACAACATATTTAGATCACAAGAGAAAGTCTATTTGGGATGACATTCTGGAGAAGATGGGAGTGTTAAGCTGGATGGAAGAGGCTGTACTTGTCAAAGGGAGATTGAATTACTTTGATCAAgaatactttttcaaattcgcCAACTTATTGCATGTCCCTTTTCACTATACCAATGCATGTTCCTCAAAACATAACTATGTTCAATGAAGCTCTTTTGGAGAAATGGTTAAGGAGGTATACTTCTGAAAGTGAAACTATATGGCACACGGAGGTGGAAGCTCAATATGGATGCTTGTGGGATGGATGGATCTGTTAAAAAGTTAAATGGGACATTTGAGGTTGGACTTTGGAAATACGTTCAGACATTGTTAAGGGAAGTTTTCCTGTTTGACTAGATATGAGGTGGCAGATGGTTCGAGGATAAAATTCTGGCATCATGTGTGGTATGGTGATTAGACAGAACCTTCAGGCAATTTATCCAGTGCAATATGGGTTTGCTCGTCAAATTCACCATCTACAAGTTTCCAATGGTTCTCATCAGTGGATGTTGATTTTATCAGAGCAGCATAGGATTATGAGGTAGATATTCTTACATCTCTTTTGGATGGTAAACTCTATCGAAAACTACTTTTGGATAGCTTGTATTCCACCCATTTAAGACATTGTGAGGAAAGGCTTTCTGGGTTCTCTCAAAGCAAGGG from Juglans regia cultivar Chandler chromosome 2, Walnut 2.0, whole genome shotgun sequence carries:
- the LOC109019639 gene encoding GDSL esterase/lipase At4g10955-like — encoded protein: MASEREYFSLSGPLHLTSVDWESAHDQRSVAACLVQGVYILERDRQEKRQDAHALAPPWWEFFHFGLLRCLVDDADSSIFGAIFEFKPPASCCNHSLDGSPRYVLAFRGTITKPDSLSRDLELDLHLIRNGLHRTSRFEIAMQAVRNMVAAVGDSNVWLAGHSLGSAMVMLAGKSMAKGGIFLKSFLFNPPFFSAPIERIKSKKLKHGIRFATSVITAGLTLAMKAKHQSNRAQEDPFAALSAWAPCLFVNPADHICSEYIGYFEHRKKMEEIGAGGIERLATQNSLGSLLINAMGKEAEPLHLIPSARMTINATPSRDFKYAHGIHQWWGPDLQLRSELYKYK